One segment of Anopheles stephensi strain Indian chromosome 3, UCI_ANSTEP_V1.0, whole genome shotgun sequence DNA contains the following:
- the LOC118511668 gene encoding nucleolar and coiled-body phosphoprotein 1-like has product MEHTIASEKKENGRSSLASMIKMFNSAKSADKDSKESLRKPMKESKKNMKLTNSERSPADETEPKDIKEQVQPENDSSNQDSEKNVKQANSEKNPEEKPGVKDMQEQVQPGNDSSSQELVENKKPIENEKSPEEGSEAKDITPPKQSENDVNTTQINTSCDEETPTENLHTADTVSPVQTTEDNVLPEEPPYIKTDQENNIFEDANPTIDPSQQESSPTTQDRAMLPPNRTLPPKMNNPTTKVRTNILQQKSPNSTLSLKDKQQSSSKSSHSSLYTSGPSTSSLCHLTELSQPKPAALRTTLRCLRQLHGKDAKKLASIERHLRGLRSGPNPRPERKSATTKRNNATNNSARSPTKPTEDENALGDRQAFDRFAANLFAELERKRAHENYEVAKLPTPVEIGYYRAAYDALVQAFGQPYHKCTLELYQQLAAELGMGAEMFVMDKTPYITDGQLLHEAPINRE; this is encoded by the exons ATGGAACACACTATCGCTtctgaaaaaaaggaaaatg GACGTAGCAGTTTGGCCTCTATGATCAAAATGTTCAATTCGGCGAAGTCGGCCGACAAGGATTCGAAAGAAAGCTTGCGTAAACCAATGAAAG AATCAAAGAAAAATATGAAACTAACCAACAGTGAAAGAAGTCCAGCAGATGAAACAGAGCCGAAGGACATCAAGGAACAAGTACAACCAGAAAATGACTCTTCTAACCAAGATTCggagaaaaatgtgaaacaagccaacagtgaaaaaaatccTGAGGAAAAACCAGGAGTTAAGGATATGCAGGAACAAGTACAACCAGGAAATGACTCTTCTAGTCAAGAATTGGTAGAAAATAAGAAACCAatcgaaaatgaaaaaagtcCTGAGGAAGGATCAGAGGCTAAGGATATCACACCACCGAAGCAATCTGAAAACGATGTCAATACAACTCAAATTAATACGAGCTGCGATGAAGAAACGCCCACTGAAAATTTACATACTGCGGATACTGTGAGCCCCGTCCAAACTACTGAGGATAATGTTCTTCCCGAGGAACCGCCTTACATCAAAACCGATCAAGAGAATAATATTTTCGAAGATGCTAACCCGACTATTGATCCTAGCCAGCAGGAAAGCTCTCCAACAACGCAAGATCGCGCCATGCTACCACCAAACCGAACTTTACCACCGAAAATGAACAATCCTACGACCAAAGTAAGAACGAATATTTTGCAACAGAAATCACCCAACTCTACGCTGTCGCTCAAAGACAAGCAGCAATCCTCCAGCAAATCAAGCCACAGCTCCCTATACACTTCTGGACCATCAACCTCTTCCTTGTGCCATCTGACGGAGCTTTCGCAACCAAAACCGGCCGCATTGCGTACAACGCTGAGATGTCTTCGACAGCTGCACGGTAAAGATGCGAAAAAGCTCGCGAGCATTGAGCGTCATCTACGTGGGCTTCGTAGTGGACCAAACCCTAGGCCGGAAAGAAAGTCAGCTACAACGAAACGCAATAACGCAACCAATAATTCAGCACGATCGCCAACGAAGCCAACCGAGGATGAGAATGCGTTGGGTGATCGTCAAGCGTTCGATAGGTTTGCGGCGAATCTGTTCGCGGAGCTAGAACGGAAACGGGCACACGAAAACTATGAAGTTGCCAAACTGCCGACCCCAGTAGAGATTGGCTACTATCGCGCTGCGTATGATGCGCTGGTGCAAGCGTTCGGACAACCGTACCACAAGTGTACGCTTGAGCTGTACCAGCAGCTGGCCGCCGAGCTCGGTATGGGGGCAGAAATGTTTGTAATGGATAAAACTCCCTACATTACGGATGGTCAGCTTCTTCATGAAGCACCAATAAATCGGGAGTAG